A single genomic interval of Alteromonas sp. BL110 harbors:
- a CDS encoding DUF2303 family protein: MLDRDTLLELQKSELNKQLNAQLADTTCLIQEREAPAMMVPDNFSLLNFENQLQNRTRFRGSFTTEDIKSFVDYVSEYVGDETPLYPNAQVFIDGEDMKAAAILNVGDLTVPGHCDHKATLSIPKTAAYKALISACDRRSGQQDLSDFIEDWKDRITVDGISGEQMNLSVAINAVRTVTVERVREIESSIDQFENSASVTEREAAKNKKDLPAYINFTCVPYAGLSEVTFRIRVSMLTGDARIAFTLRIVGEEEHNEQISEEFKEKISDNLNELPVEVFIGGFRA; the protein is encoded by the coding sequence ATGTTAGATCGCGACACACTTCTAGAACTTCAAAAGAGCGAACTTAACAAGCAATTAAATGCGCAGCTGGCTGACACTACTTGCTTGATTCAGGAAAGAGAAGCGCCGGCCATGATGGTACCTGATAATTTCTCTTTACTTAACTTTGAAAACCAACTGCAAAACCGAACACGCTTTCGTGGCTCCTTCACTACGGAAGATATCAAAAGCTTTGTTGATTATGTGAGCGAGTACGTTGGTGATGAAACCCCGCTTTACCCTAACGCGCAAGTATTTATCGACGGTGAAGACATGAAGGCCGCAGCCATTTTAAACGTTGGTGATTTAACTGTACCTGGTCACTGTGATCACAAGGCTACACTTAGCATCCCTAAAACAGCTGCTTACAAAGCGTTGATTTCTGCATGCGATAGGCGTTCTGGTCAACAAGACCTTAGTGATTTTATTGAAGACTGGAAAGACCGCATCACAGTAGACGGTATTTCAGGCGAACAAATGAACCTATCTGTGGCCATTAACGCAGTAAGAACGGTAACCGTTGAGCGTGTACGAGAAATTGAAAGTTCAATAGACCAGTTCGAGAACAGCGCCAGCGTGACAGAACGTGAAGCGGCCAAGAACAAAAAAGACCTACCAGCCTATATCAATTTTACATGCGTGCCCTATGCAGGTCTATCAGAAGTTACGTTCAGGATTCGCGTTTCAATGCTCACTGGTGATGCGCGCATTGCCTTCACGCTGCGCATTGTTGGTGAAGAAGAGCATAACGAACAAATCTCTGAAGAGTTCAAAGAGAAGATTTCAGACAACCTAAACGAGTTGCCTGTTGAAGTATTTATCGGCGGCTTTCGCGCTTAA
- a CDS encoding replication protein P: MNERNEAKGSKRSTSLPSRLDTVYQFCLTNLKPVLMEYWPEFVNKYPELDMQQWAIREYAKQMVDEGVSSSRQIQSGIAKACKQQYRPRPTEFAKLCKPTPEELGIPSLREAYDEVIARRGRFKGKDFEFSHRAVELVDERVGHRVYQMRDADFMELFKGEYEYWVGRAMTGDLPEAKKALEYSTPKKPVIDSYVAKHGKPMLGDDLVSQKIKELGMLVSRKRQAHISTPDDKVA, encoded by the coding sequence ATGAACGAGCGCAACGAGGCGAAGGGGTCGAAGCGTTCGACTTCTCTACCGAGCAGACTTGATACTGTCTACCAGTTTTGCCTAACGAACTTGAAACCAGTGTTGATGGAGTACTGGCCTGAATTCGTGAACAAGTACCCAGAACTGGATATGCAGCAATGGGCCATTCGTGAATACGCTAAGCAGATGGTTGACGAGGGCGTTTCCAGTAGCCGACAAATTCAATCGGGTATTGCAAAGGCGTGTAAGCAGCAATATCGCCCACGGCCTACAGAGTTTGCGAAGCTTTGTAAGCCTACACCTGAGGAACTTGGCATACCCTCACTGCGTGAAGCTTACGATGAAGTGATCGCCAGACGTGGAAGATTCAAAGGTAAAGACTTTGAATTTAGCCATCGCGCGGTTGAGCTGGTAGACGAACGTGTTGGTCATCGTGTTTATCAAATGCGAGACGCTGACTTCATGGAACTGTTCAAAGGTGAGTATGAGTACTGGGTAGGCAGAGCTATGACAGGGGATTTGCCTGAAGCGAAAAAAGCGCTTGAATACTCAACACCGAAAAAGCCGGTTATCGACAGTTACGTGGCTAAGCACGGCAAGCCTATGCTTGGGGATGACCTGGTTAGTCAGAAAATTAAAGAGCTTGGCATGCTAGTTTCTAGAAAACGCCAAGCGCACATAAGCACACCAGACGATAAGGTAGCGTAG
- a CDS encoding antitermination protein Q — protein MTDVQHDTSETETLLNEWGKWSRMGLGLNIGKSDNNNVYFINDDMALLVDRLVAELKRERPLLANIVIMYYRSDYNYPMISNALNIGETKARSLHKSAICWVDGALIGFTLDVKLA, from the coding sequence GTGACAGACGTTCAGCACGATACAAGCGAAACCGAGACTTTGCTTAACGAGTGGGGCAAATGGAGCCGAATGGGATTAGGGCTCAATATCGGTAAAAGCGATAACAACAACGTGTATTTCATCAATGACGATATGGCGCTATTGGTAGACCGTCTTGTTGCAGAACTGAAGCGAGAGCGACCTTTGTTAGCCAACATAGTCATCATGTACTATCGAAGCGATTACAATTATCCAATGATTTCTAACGCGTTAAATATTGGTGAGACAAAAGCAAGAAGTCTCCATAAATCAGCTATTTGTTGGGTTGATGGGGCTTTAATTGGGTTTACGTTAGACGTTAAATTGGCATAA
- a CDS encoding M15 family peptidase — protein sequence MKIMFPYGKTSQARLDTCHVDTQTIFNEVKKFINASIFCGYRGKDEQNKAFADGLSQLEWPNSKHNTFPSMAIDAGPYFVELSNTDWKDELAFAVFAGHVMCIARQLYAEGKTTHLLRWGGDWDMDGRSRDERFRDLPHFELYKP from the coding sequence ATGAAGATTATGTTTCCCTACGGCAAAACTTCACAAGCCCGTCTTGATACGTGCCATGTTGATACTCAAACGATATTCAATGAGGTGAAGAAGTTCATTAATGCGTCGATCTTTTGCGGCTATCGCGGTAAAGATGAGCAGAACAAAGCCTTTGCCGATGGTTTGAGTCAATTGGAGTGGCCTAACTCAAAGCACAACACTTTTCCTTCCATGGCTATTGATGCTGGCCCTTACTTCGTAGAATTAAGTAACACAGACTGGAAAGACGAATTAGCTTTCGCTGTATTCGCAGGACATGTCATGTGTATTGCTCGTCAGCTATACGCTGAGGGTAAAACAACCCACTTGCTTCGCTGGGGTGGTGATTGGGATATGGACGGTAGAAGCCGTGATGAGCGTTTCCGCGACTTACCACATTTTGAACTGTATAAGCCATAA
- a CDS encoding phage holin has product MSAYSDRFKMSDKTTATNYTASGLTALWGMVNIDHLVAVIGIIIAIATFGVNVYFKRKEDRRQEELHAKLMEASPNNECIPK; this is encoded by the coding sequence ATGTCAGCATATAGCGACAGATTTAAAATGAGTGATAAGACCACAGCTACTAACTACACAGCCAGTGGCCTTACGGCTTTATGGGGAATGGTAAACATCGACCATCTAGTAGCAGTGATAGGTATTATCATAGCCATAGCCACCTTCGGCGTTAACGTCTACTTCAAGCGTAAAGAAGACAGACGACAAGAAGAGCTTCATGCCAAACTTATGGAAGCATCACCTAACAACGAATGCATTCCTAAATAA
- a CDS encoding phage terminase large subunit family protein, whose amino-acid sequence MEPQLLPCELLQTSSSNLQTLIDECRAGWLPPENIPTREWLEKYFRLPAEDADFAGLYNADYVPYFWGVMHALDDDFVEMVGLMKAAQIGWTLLETGWIAKRICCEPSRILGLFPKDDKARDFIEEKFEPVIRATPELAKKVDVSSSRKAGNRSNKKNFPGGSLKVFGSNSVSNVKSTPSPVVLVEEPDDTNGNVGDQGDAIRLARERIKRFRKRKFVLGGTPSVEDLSEVEHYINLGTQRTLPVACHDCGEKHVLDWENVSWVEQDEGPVHPVYGRNLPETAVYACPHCGSAWNDWQRQQNIFNTCRVAEEEGDKFCGWVPTVNTDGVIETFKGLSELYVCIPGTSLSSLVKDFLEAEHEAAAGDEAGRIIFQNSKLGKPYAYRSKDNLNHEQLQALADDYPELTVPKGGLIVTAGVDVQHDRLAIIIRAFGRNEESWLVLWKEIAGDCVDKADPVWDELDQLLFNGFEHETLGRVYLSAASIDSSDGGTNQAVYHYVRTRSKKHKRVHLMAIKGDSNDNGKREIFRLPSAKLDHNNAKRSTKADKHGVLVYLVGTHKAKDLLSKRLQGTSAFMHSYKDARADYWEQVTAEVKAPSKKLRGQMTWQCRSGRRNEGTDCEVYALHAAMSQKVHAKTSAQWDALESSLSQKDMFSAELESEVEQKATKRKRQSSATRPRRKRGFSTQVR is encoded by the coding sequence ATGGAACCACAGCTGCTGCCATGCGAGTTATTGCAGACTTCCAGTTCCAATCTACAGACTCTGATTGACGAATGCCGTGCTGGGTGGCTACCACCTGAAAACATTCCAACGCGCGAATGGCTTGAAAAATACTTTCGACTCCCTGCTGAAGATGCAGACTTTGCTGGTTTGTATAACGCGGATTACGTGCCGTACTTCTGGGGTGTAATGCATGCCTTAGATGACGACTTTGTTGAAATGGTCGGCTTGATGAAAGCTGCCCAAATCGGCTGGACACTGCTTGAAACTGGCTGGATAGCAAAGCGTATTTGCTGTGAACCCAGTCGTATTCTTGGCTTATTTCCCAAAGACGACAAAGCGCGCGACTTCATTGAAGAGAAGTTTGAACCTGTTATCAGGGCTACGCCAGAACTTGCTAAAAAAGTTGATGTAAGCAGCAGTAGAAAGGCGGGTAACCGAAGTAACAAAAAGAATTTCCCTGGGGGCTCTCTTAAGGTTTTTGGCTCTAACTCAGTCAGTAACGTTAAGTCGACGCCATCGCCAGTGGTGCTGGTTGAAGAACCCGACGACACAAACGGTAACGTTGGTGATCAGGGTGATGCGATACGCCTAGCGCGTGAACGCATTAAGCGCTTTCGAAAACGTAAGTTTGTTCTTGGCGGTACCCCTTCCGTCGAGGATTTAAGCGAAGTTGAGCATTACATCAACCTCGGTACCCAGCGAACTCTGCCAGTGGCCTGCCACGATTGTGGCGAAAAGCACGTTTTAGACTGGGAAAATGTCAGCTGGGTAGAGCAAGATGAAGGCCCCGTTCACCCTGTTTACGGTAGAAATTTACCGGAAACGGCGGTTTACGCATGCCCTCACTGTGGTAGCGCGTGGAATGACTGGCAGCGTCAGCAAAACATTTTCAATACCTGCAGAGTTGCAGAGGAAGAAGGTGATAAGTTCTGCGGTTGGGTACCAACAGTTAACACTGATGGCGTAATTGAAACCTTCAAAGGGCTGTCTGAACTTTACGTTTGTATTCCTGGTACATCGCTTTCTAGTTTGGTTAAGGACTTTCTTGAAGCAGAGCATGAAGCTGCAGCTGGTGATGAAGCCGGTAGGATAATTTTTCAGAATTCTAAACTGGGTAAGCCTTACGCATACCGCAGTAAAGATAACCTGAATCACGAGCAGCTGCAGGCGCTTGCCGACGACTACCCAGAGTTAACGGTACCAAAAGGCGGCTTAATTGTTACCGCTGGTGTCGATGTTCAGCACGATAGGCTAGCTATCATCATTCGGGCGTTCGGTAGAAACGAGGAAAGCTGGCTGGTTCTCTGGAAAGAAATTGCCGGTGACTGTGTTGATAAAGCTGATCCAGTGTGGGATGAGTTGGACCAGCTACTTTTCAACGGGTTCGAGCATGAAACGCTTGGAAGGGTTTATCTTTCAGCGGCCAGTATAGATAGCTCTGACGGTGGTACCAACCAAGCGGTTTACCACTACGTTCGAACACGAAGTAAGAAACATAAGCGTGTTCACCTTATGGCAATCAAAGGTGACAGTAACGACAACGGCAAGCGTGAAATATTCCGCTTACCTTCTGCAAAACTTGACCATAACAACGCCAAGCGCTCAACAAAAGCAGACAAGCACGGCGTTCTTGTTTACCTGGTTGGTACTCACAAGGCTAAAGATCTTCTATCAAAACGGCTTCAAGGTACCAGTGCTTTCATGCACAGCTACAAAGATGCGCGCGCTGACTACTGGGAACAAGTCACGGCTGAGGTCAAAGCGCCAAGTAAAAAGCTTCGCGGCCAAATGACTTGGCAATGCCGGAGCGGTAGACGAAACGAAGGTACCGACTGCGAAGTTTATGCGCTTCACGCTGCAATGTCTCAAAAGGTTCACGCCAAAACTAGCGCCCAATGGGATGCATTAGAGAGCAGCTTAAGTCAGAAAGACATGTTTAGCGCTGAATTAGAAAGCGAAGTTGAACAGAAAGCTACCAAGCGAAAACGCCAATCATCTGCCACTCGCCCACGGCGAAAGCGTGGCTTTAGCACTCAGGTTAGATAA
- a CDS encoding phage portal protein yields MFNLFKKSKGETERLEPVLGKGAGSSRDRQRHKLHAQERFAAAKSPRISSNNFFGSGLSIDETLRRDLSRIKAASRKAGEDVGYMKRFFSMVQTHVVGDKGPRLHAEVRGNDGNLDRLANQSIEKAFAKWCKIGVCEISGRMDFIGAMQLIAKTVCQDGDIIIRHIHGAPNKFGYAIQLIEADLLDATLNKDLGNGVRIKMGVEIDKWGRHVAYHLLTNHPGEHTWRHDNTGKRYVRIPADEIILPFPMFRPGQTRGVPWAHASLLDFHDIGGYRESALVGSRVAASNMVIYERDPEQEAPEEEDEGDFIFELEPGGAAITPEGYRAKETNFQHHGDSVEGFQKASLKGAFAGVDVNYNTGANDYEGVSWSSLRQAVLEDREHWKRLQGWLISQVVGSIYQRWLKHALLNGAIDNLRGYDLERSVDAFSFKGRRWQWVDPLKDEQAIGAAMDNFTVNPMDVLNEKGVDVDEMAEGWQQYLQILGPAMELAKGFGIGKGAKVAAAANKNAPKNDEEEGEQ; encoded by the coding sequence ATGTTTAATCTCTTTAAAAAGTCGAAAGGCGAAACCGAGCGACTTGAACCAGTTCTTGGGAAAGGCGCTGGTTCTAGCCGTGATCGTCAGCGTCATAAATTGCATGCACAGGAACGCTTTGCTGCAGCAAAAAGTCCACGTATCAGTTCAAATAATTTCTTTGGTTCTGGTCTTAGCATTGATGAAACGTTAAGACGCGATTTATCAAGAATTAAGGCTGCTAGTCGCAAAGCTGGTGAAGACGTTGGCTATATGAAGCGCTTCTTTTCCATGGTGCAGACTCACGTTGTTGGTGATAAGGGGCCGCGCTTACACGCTGAAGTTCGCGGAAACGATGGAAATTTAGACCGCTTAGCTAACCAATCTATTGAAAAAGCGTTCGCTAAGTGGTGCAAAATTGGCGTGTGTGAAATAAGTGGGCGCATGGACTTCATTGGGGCCATGCAGCTCATTGCAAAAACCGTATGCCAAGACGGTGACATTATCATTCGTCACATTCACGGCGCGCCCAATAAGTTTGGGTATGCCATTCAGCTGATTGAAGCTGACCTGTTAGACGCGACGTTAAACAAAGATTTAGGGAACGGCGTTCGCATCAAGATGGGCGTTGAAATAGATAAGTGGGGCAGACATGTTGCTTACCACTTGTTGACTAACCACCCTGGTGAGCATACGTGGCGCCATGACAATACTGGCAAACGCTACGTTCGTATTCCTGCAGATGAAATCATTCTTCCTTTCCCAATGTTCCGCCCTGGTCAAACACGCGGTGTTCCATGGGCTCACGCATCACTTTTAGATTTTCACGATATCGGTGGTTATCGCGAATCAGCGCTAGTGGGTAGCAGGGTTGCAGCCAGCAACATGGTTATTTACGAACGCGACCCAGAGCAAGAAGCCCCTGAAGAAGAGGACGAAGGTGATTTCATTTTCGAACTTGAACCAGGCGGTGCAGCAATTACCCCAGAGGGTTACCGCGCAAAAGAAACAAACTTTCAACATCACGGCGATTCAGTTGAAGGATTTCAAAAGGCATCGCTTAAAGGCGCGTTTGCTGGCGTAGATGTGAACTACAACACAGGCGCGAACGATTATGAAGGCGTCTCATGGTCAAGCCTTCGTCAAGCTGTACTCGAAGATAGAGAGCACTGGAAGCGACTTCAAGGTTGGTTAATAAGCCAAGTGGTTGGTTCGATATACCAACGCTGGCTTAAACATGCGCTTTTGAATGGCGCTATAGATAACTTAAGAGGTTACGACCTAGAGCGCAGCGTTGATGCATTTTCTTTCAAGGGCCGCAGATGGCAATGGGTTGACCCATTAAAAGATGAACAGGCCATCGGCGCTGCCATGGATAACTTCACCGTTAACCCGATGGACGTTCTGAATGAAAAAGGTGTTGATGTCGACGAAATGGCTGAAGGCTGGCAGCAATATCTTCAGATACTAGGTCCAGCGATGGAGCTGGCTAAAGGTTTTGGTATTGGCAAAGGGGCAAAAGTTGCAGCTGCAGCCAATAAGAACGCCCCTAAAAATGACGAAGAAGAGGGCGAACAGTGA
- a CDS encoding phage major capsid protein: MNVNKVTAAMLRKGQCPVMQRDMEAQIEKVDEESRIVTLSFSSEYEVERWGWVETLGHDEGECDLARINNKGPFLSDHNWNDQRGVIQKAWIEKGRGYAEIKMSRNPLGQQLLIDMQDEIRVNVSVGYRIHAAKLTREENDLDYYRVTHWEPLEISSVSVPADPTVGVGRNAETNDNPVKITTTEVRKMDDIEIQDNNAPDETAERSVSPETTNQTKREFAEPRKVKTAPEASDAQRIAETARQYGATDLGNNFIAKGRSYEEFNSALIRELHGKRRDPEAESTMINLDIGENELRKYSVINALRAVATGNFKKAGLEREVSEAIAKRVGRDADGIYLSYEAMGYGLRQMQLARMQSAGGAGKGAELVATELHAEMYIEALRAQAVVGQLGARMVSGLVGDVDIPKQNGSATFYWVEEDGEATDSDLSFTTVQLRPKTLATAVPITRRIMNQSTPDIEALVMADIMRGQSLGLDQGALYGSGIGNEPTGIANTSGIGAIAFATPNSPTWAETVAFETDVAEANADANTMAYLMRPSLRGKLKTTEKASGTGQFIWQNGRVNDYNAAVTTQMNAGQMLFGDFSQALIGLWGALDVVPDRATKVASGGLVMRLFQDADVAVRHPQAFCLGE, from the coding sequence GTGAACGTAAATAAAGTTACTGCAGCCATGTTGCGCAAAGGGCAATGCCCTGTCATGCAGCGCGACATGGAAGCGCAAATTGAAAAGGTAGACGAAGAAAGCCGTATCGTCACCCTTAGCTTTTCCAGTGAATATGAAGTTGAGCGCTGGGGATGGGTAGAAACCCTTGGTCATGATGAAGGTGAATGTGACCTAGCACGAATTAACAATAAAGGTCCGTTCCTTAGTGATCACAATTGGAACGACCAACGCGGCGTTATTCAAAAAGCATGGATTGAGAAAGGCCGTGGCTACGCTGAAATAAAGATGAGCCGCAACCCGCTCGGACAGCAGCTTCTTATCGATATGCAAGATGAGATTCGTGTGAATGTATCTGTTGGCTACCGCATCCACGCCGCGAAATTAACCCGCGAAGAAAACGATTTAGATTACTACCGCGTTACCCACTGGGAACCGCTAGAAATATCTTCTGTATCAGTACCGGCAGACCCTACCGTAGGTGTTGGTCGAAACGCTGAAACAAACGACAACCCCGTAAAAATAACCACCACTGAGGTACGTAAAATGGATGATATCGAAATCCAAGACAACAACGCCCCGGATGAAACAGCCGAACGTTCGGTATCACCGGAAACGACTAACCAAACTAAGCGTGAATTCGCAGAGCCACGCAAAGTGAAAACCGCACCTGAAGCAAGCGATGCTCAACGTATTGCTGAAACTGCACGTCAGTACGGTGCCACTGATTTAGGCAATAACTTTATTGCTAAAGGCCGCAGCTACGAAGAGTTTAACAGTGCGCTTATTCGTGAGCTTCACGGCAAGCGAAGAGACCCTGAAGCTGAGTCCACAATGATTAATTTGGATATCGGTGAAAACGAGCTTCGCAAGTACAGTGTTATCAATGCGCTTCGTGCTGTTGCTACGGGTAACTTTAAGAAAGCTGGCCTTGAGCGTGAAGTGTCAGAAGCTATAGCTAAACGTGTTGGCCGTGATGCTGATGGTATTTACCTTAGCTATGAAGCCATGGGCTATGGTTTGCGCCAAATGCAACTTGCGCGCATGCAATCAGCTGGCGGTGCGGGTAAAGGCGCTGAGCTTGTAGCTACCGAACTTCATGCTGAAATGTACATTGAAGCACTTCGCGCACAAGCAGTGGTGGGTCAATTAGGTGCGCGCATGGTGTCTGGCCTTGTGGGTGATGTTGATATTCCTAAACAGAATGGTTCGGCAACCTTCTACTGGGTAGAGGAAGACGGTGAAGCTACAGACAGTGACCTGTCTTTCACCACTGTACAGCTACGACCTAAAACGCTAGCTACTGCGGTTCCTATCACTCGCCGTATCATGAACCAGTCTACGCCAGATATTGAAGCGCTGGTTATGGCTGACATCATGCGTGGTCAAAGCTTAGGTTTAGACCAGGGCGCGCTTTACGGTTCGGGCATTGGCAATGAGCCTACAGGTATCGCTAACACCAGCGGTATCGGTGCAATTGCGTTCGCTACACCAAATAGTCCTACATGGGCTGAAACTGTTGCATTTGAAACTGACGTGGCAGAAGCCAACGCAGATGCTAACACCATGGCTTATCTAATGCGCCCGTCTTTACGCGGCAAGCTTAAAACGACTGAGAAAGCTTCAGGCACAGGCCAGTTTATTTGGCAGAATGGCCGTGTTAACGACTACAACGCTGCAGTAACAACACAAATGAACGCTGGCCAGATGTTGTTTGGTGACTTCTCGCAAGCGCTAATTGGCTTGTGGGGTGCGCTTGACGTGGTACCTGATCGCGCTACCAAAGTTGCTAGCGGTGGTCTTGTTATGCGTTTGTTCCAAGACGCAGACGTTGCGGTTCGTCACCCTCAAGCATTCTGCTTGGGTGAGTAA
- a CDS encoding phage tail protein: MSKIVSVNSKQALAEMKRMSRALDTHRKGEVNRAMAATINDSLKKSRTKIVRRASKAMQVKQAPIRQRVKITRAKATSLHGKVWAGTNRLSARTAGAKPRGDGHAVGPYEWPNTFTNKGLRNIYVRKGQGRGNIEVAGFGAKFTEQTLKNAVNQETEASLAKDFPLELFRQLTWRLDKALGIK; this comes from the coding sequence ATGTCAAAAATTGTATCGGTTAACTCAAAACAAGCCTTAGCTGAAATGAAGCGAATGAGTCGTGCGCTAGATACTCATAGAAAAGGCGAGGTTAACCGTGCAATGGCGGCAACCATCAACGATAGTCTTAAAAAATCACGGACGAAAATAGTTCGCCGTGCTTCTAAGGCCATGCAAGTTAAGCAAGCACCTATAAGACAACGTGTGAAAATCACACGTGCTAAAGCGACTAGTCTGCATGGAAAAGTGTGGGCCGGTACCAATAGGCTGTCTGCAAGAACGGCAGGCGCTAAGCCGCGAGGTGATGGTCATGCGGTTGGTCCTTACGAGTGGCCAAACACATTTACCAATAAAGGCTTACGCAACATTTATGTTCGAAAAGGTCAGGGCAGAGGAAATATTGAAGTCGCTGGTTTTGGTGCAAAGTTCACAGAGCAAACGCTTAAGAATGCTGTAAACCAAGAGACAGAAGCTTCACTTGCTAAAGACTTTCCTTTAGAGCTATTTCGCCAATTGACCTGGCGATTAGATAAAGCGCTAGGAATTAAGTAA
- the gpU gene encoding phage tail terminator protein codes for MATRSQIREAIRAIAEPAGFSTTFNYSPAQIFEDELPALKVFFNSGETEYDFDDTGITEAQVIVEIMLRDPGNIDDALDQKATAVQQLLRENPQLDGLIEGINRTNFAYDRDSETTIGELQLTYTIQYLDED; via the coding sequence ATGGCCACACGTTCGCAGATACGAGAAGCAATCCGCGCTATAGCGGAGCCTGCTGGCTTCTCCACTACTTTTAATTACTCTCCAGCGCAGATATTCGAAGACGAGCTACCTGCGTTGAAGGTCTTCTTTAATTCGGGTGAGACTGAATATGACTTCGATGACACCGGAATTACAGAGGCGCAAGTCATTGTTGAAATCATGCTTCGTGATCCGGGCAATATTGATGATGCATTAGACCAAAAAGCCACTGCAGTGCAGCAGCTGCTGCGCGAAAACCCCCAGTTAGACGGCCTGATTGAAGGCATAAATAGAACCAACTTTGCATACGACCGTGACAGTGAAACGACTATCGGTGAATTGCAGCTTACTTACACAATACAATACCTAGACGAGGATTAA
- a CDS encoding phage tail tube protein translates to MKGKLVSLHLSTDDGTSFGNSIADIMTMEPGEMTSEVVDATQYGTEHDWKESDYGLRDGGEWNITVRYRETQTDVESIIDAFHNGTKNHVQVQFPAPISKTLSFRCLTTKVGYAIPKEGQIDRSLTLKVDGPILEEDLT, encoded by the coding sequence ATGAAGGGTAAATTAGTTTCATTGCACTTATCGACGGATGATGGCACTTCATTCGGTAATTCTATAGCAGACATTATGACCATGGAGCCTGGTGAAATGACCAGTGAAGTGGTAGATGCAACCCAGTATGGTACCGAACATGACTGGAAAGAGTCGGACTACGGTTTGCGTGATGGCGGTGAATGGAATATTACTGTTCGTTACCGTGAAACGCAGACTGATGTTGAAAGTATTATTGATGCTTTTCATAACGGCACGAAAAACCACGTACAGGTGCAATTTCCAGCACCAATTTCTAAAACATTATCATTCCGTTGCCTAACCACAAAAGTCGGTTATGCAATTCCTAAAGAAGGTCAAATAGACAGAAGCTTAACGCTAAAAGTCGACGGTCCTATTCTTGAAGAAGATCTTACTTAA